The following DNA comes from Hypomesus transpacificus isolate Combined female chromosome 5, fHypTra1, whole genome shotgun sequence.
ACGAGCCAACCGTTGTTAGACCTATACCAAGGTCGACTCTAGCTCAGTCAACCTTGGTTTAGGTCTAAAAAGCTAAGCTTGCTAGCTGTACTGTAGGCTAGCTATTGGATACTGTACTGTAACTGTTCACTTTGTGATCAAATGGCcggctagctagcctagcctattaATCTGAACAACTGTTTTTACCTTAATTACAATTGTTTCTAAACATTCAACAAAACAACTTCCGGAAAATGGAAAACCTTGTTTTTTACTGCGTCTCTTTCTTCGTCTCAGAACCGTTGGAAGTATTCCCGAACCGTTGGAGCGCGTTCCCACATAATCAATGAGTTCAAATTCCAGAAAAAACATTCTCGAGCGAGTTGATGAACAAAACTTTTTTCTCGAGCTGTCGAGGAATCGACTCACTAGTCTGGATTTAGCCTTTCTACAAAATTCCTACAAGGGTTTCAAGCAGTAATAGAACTTGCTGTGGAAGACAAGTGACCTTAACAAGCAAAATGAGAAGCACAGGTTAGCAAATTAGAACGTTCATCATCAAAACGGCAACAGCAAATTAGCTTTCAATTATTCATATCACCGGAATTtccttttttattgtattttatttatactcctctttttattaaaatgtttctTCTTGTGACAGTACTAGGAAATAATGGATTATATAAATACAACGCGTGTAATGGAAATTACAAGAgtaacatttaaataataaacaaacaatAATGTGTCACTTGTGTGGTTGATAAATTACAAATGGCACCTAGCTTagttaaaagtaaaaaaatatcTGGATCTTAGTTATGTTGtacttgtatttatttcataAATAAGTCACATCATAGACTCAGTAGGTAAGTCTCAGTATCACTTCTACCTTCATATATGTACTAACAGACTGTCTAAAATGGCATTATACCAGAGCTGGGGGATAGAGTAAATAGAGTTGAATAACTCTGTTCAAAAAACTATGAATATTTGGCTTCTCTAGCGgtctccctctgctcctgcaTGCGGTTTTACGTGAAGCGTAAGTCAGTGACGTATATATGTTGCACCGGAAATTCTTCGTGCAGTTCACAAGGGAAAAAATACATTGAATCAGGTAGCTAACGCTAGCCACGTATCCTCTACATTTGTTGTCAAAAGTACACAAAATGGCTTTGGAAACGGTTCCCAAAGACCTCCGCCATCAGCGGGCTTGTCTTCTATGCTCTCTCGTGAAGGTACTAATATACCACCTACATTTGTATTGTTATTACTATTGACTTTAATGATAGTGTTAGCtaaatgctagctagctatccaaGCCTCAGACCTAATGCCAGGAGCCTCTGCCATAAAGTCATGATATCAGCATGCATTTAAATCTTTGTTTAGTTGACCATATACGTAATTATGGAGTTACACCAATGGTTGATCAGTAATTATGTATAGCTAGTTAACTAAAAGAAGATTTCTTATGTGAACAGTTGACGTTCTATGTTAGCAAATAGctaacagcagtgtttcccTTTTTTGCAAAAACAGACCATTGATCAGTTTGAATACGATGGTTGTGACAACTGCGAGTCATATCTTCAGATGAAGGGGAACCGTGAGATGGTGTACGAGTGCACAAGCTCCTCGTTTGATGGGTATGATCTCTATCTTATTGCATGTAAACACATGGCAGGGTTGCATGATGTTATGGTCGTTTAATATACATTAAATTGTAAacattctttctgtctcttcataGAGTAATAGCCATGATGAGTCCCGAAGACAGTTGGGTGGCTAAATGGCAGAGAATAAGTAAGTAGCATTTCTACCATCTAAAGTAGCAAGTTGGCAAATTGCAATAGCCCATTGTCACAACCCACAATTGTTCTAGGGTCCCTTAAATTCATAATTGGATCAGGACAAATTGCTTAACTAATATTGGTGCTTTCCCAAGGTAATTTTAAACCTGGCGTGTATGCTGTTACAGTAACAGGACGTCTACCTCCAGGTATGTCCATCCAAATGCCTTTTATAATTGGTTGAAACATAATGTGATTTTCTCTGACTGCAGCTATTTTAATATGTCTTATCGAGATTCATAATTCCCTTTCCTTGCAGGTGTGGTGAGAGAGCTGAAAAGCAGAGGGGTGATCTACAAATCCAGAGACACAGCTGTCAAGACTTGAGAGCATAACTTGTACCTGCCTATGGAAACAGCCAACAGCTTGACGTCACACTGCTACACTGTCACTCTGACACCTTTCTTTTTCCATAAACTTTAGACCATGTTGGAACTGAATTGTGGATCAAAAGCAAATGTTTTAGCTTGCTGAAATTGAAAGCATTGAAAGTCAGGGCTCACGTAAAAATTGTTTGTGTGAAATaactttgtttgttttgaaaagAGTACAAACATCAGTGGCTGGTGGGGATTGTTTTCAGACATTTATTTTGCTTATGTTGTTGGTTGTTTGTAATTTCTAAAGTatggttgattgaatgaaaTACAACTTTTTCTAATAAAAATGTCTGggatttatttcaaaatgtatttttacagTGGTTGCAAAAGTCTACCACTTGATTGCGCTGTGACACCAGTTGTGAAATGCAACAAAAGCATTTGAGTGAAACGCATTTACGTGAAACGCCTTTAGGTGACAACCATGAGCCACGAAATCACAACATGGTTACATCATATCCTGTATTTGGGTGGATTGAACATCCTCTGTAATACTTTAGCTACCTCCATTTGACAATTGTTGAATGTAACTTACATTTTTCACCTAACAGTAAAAAGCCTGGTGTTTAGATTGCTTTGCAGGTGAGCCAGAACAACTTATTCAGGcaggatgggtatagctcagatGTAGAGGTTTCAGGTTAAATTGTATgttgctttagataaaagcaggAGCTAAATGAATACACATCGATGTTGCATTTCACTAAACTCTGTGGGCATGCAAATGGTATGCGTAAGGAATCTAAGGATCTTGAAAAGGTGTAAATTGTAATGTGAAACATACCTTTCCATCACTTCACTTGCAATGTTGTAATGATGATAGTGAGTTCAATGATAATGAATGGAAGTCTTGATTTCTGATGATTTAGTGACTGCTGTCAAGCTAAGATTCTACACAGTTGTTTTTAAGGTCTGGTATGATTCTATTTTCACAAAATCATCAGGTAGTCAAATGACATGTTGACATCCTGAGAACTTTGAAGAGCAAAGAGGGACAGGCTTTTCCCTCGTGCTGCAGTGTAAAAAAGTGTCTCAGGTGATAACTTGCTGACAGACATGGCTTATCTTCAAATGCAACTCCATGCCAATGTCATATGAACCCAATGAACATGTTATCTGTCACATTTCTTCACTCAAAAGCCTTTTTTTCAGAATATCATTGCATTCTTCAGTGGGTGTGATACATTAGTTATATGAAGCAGTATTTACACTAAGGTTCGACCTACAGTACTCGTTAATACTCTCGCATGATCATGTTACATCTTTTTCACAATGGAATTCAATTATTCATACTAACTATAATAACAAAAACGATGTCTTGTGAAGTCGTGTTTTTAACGTTTCGTTATTGAATGCACACCAGAAAAAACCTTTGGAGAAAACAGTCCCAAGTGGGATGGAACAGTTGACAGTCAAATGAGATAAATGTGTTTGATGAACCA
Coding sequences within:
- the supt4h1 gene encoding transcription elongation factor SPT4; amino-acid sequence: MALETVPKDLRHQRACLLCSLVKTIDQFEYDGCDNCESYLQMKGNREMVYECTSSSFDGVIAMMSPEDSWVAKWQRISNFKPGVYAVTVTGRLPPGVVRELKSRGVIYKSRDTAVKT